CCGGATCTCCAGGGCAAGCCTCTCCAGGGATCCACCCATTATGGCTAAAGAGCAAAGCAGCGAACAGTGCCTGTCCCTTTGTATTATCTGGTTCGATACTTCGTCCCGCCTAAGTCCAAGGGACTCACACACCTTCGCCTCTATGTGGGGAGGACAGTTAGCATAGGTCCCAACCGCTCCGGATATCTTCCCAACCCGGATCTCCTCCGAAGCGGACTTTATTCTAGAAAAGTCCCTTTTAATCTGAGCGTAGTGGTTTAAAAGTTTAAGCCCAAAGGTCATGGGCTCCGCATGAACTCCATGGGTTCTGCCGGCGCAGGGGGTGAACTTATGTGAAACCGCCAGATCCCCCAAGATCTTCAGTAATTCCTCCATCTCCTGCAGTATCACCTTGGAAGACCTATAAAGCAAAAGCGACGAGGCGGTATCAACCACATCGCTACTGGTAAGTCCAAGATGTATATAGCGTCCGCTCTCCCCAACCCGTTCCGCCACCGCGCTCACAAAGGCTATGACATCGTGCTGGGTGACCTCCTCTATCTGCCTTATCCTATCGACGTCAAACCCTGCCCTGGACTCTATGGCCTCCATGTGCTCCCCAGGGATAACGCCTTCTTCCGCCCAAGCCCTACAGGCAGCGATCTCCACCTCAAGCCATGCATTGAACCGATTCTCATCGGACCATATGCCGCGCATCTCCTCCGTCTCATACCGATGTATCAAAAAAATCCCCCCAATGCTCGCCGGATAATAAAAAACATCTTCCCAAAGGCATGGATTGAACAACCCAGCCAAACTAGGCTTCCACAGCCCCCTTGGAGCGCTTTGCCTTGGAGCTGCGGGGAGATCTTGGTTTACCGACCCCTTCCTCATTGGGCATGGGGATAAAAAGATACCCCATCAGATCCTTTTCCCACATGCAAGGCACCACCTCTCCACCTTGAGGCACCACATCCTGAGGATCAAAAACCCTTACGTCCAAGCCGTTATCCCTAAAACGGTCCACAATAGACCGTCCCACCGCAGCCCATTTGCATATCTCTCTGGCGGAAGCGCTGTCCGATGAAATGTCTT
This portion of the Thermanaerothrix sp. genome encodes:
- the purB gene encoding adenylosuccinate lyase, which gives rise to MIHRYETEEMRGIWSDENRFNAWLEVEIAACRAWAEEGVIPGEHMEAIESRAGFDVDRIRQIEEVTQHDVIAFVSAVAERVGESGRYIHLGLTSSDVVDTASSLLLYRSSKVILQEMEELLKILGDLAVSHKFTPCAGRTHGVHAEPMTFGLKLLNHYAQIKRDFSRIKSASEEIRVGKISGAVGTYANCPPHIEAKVCESLGLRRDEVSNQIIQRDRHCSLLCSLAIMGGSLERLALEIRHLQRTEVLEALEPFGKGQKGSSAMPHKKNPILCERICGMARLLRSYALTSMENIALWHERDISHSSTERVIWPDAFHVSHFMIRSAKKVLSGLTVDQDRMRQNMDMTGGLLFSGRVLLFLVERLGMSREEAYSVVQDNAMRCWNTGERLLDLLAADGRLKAVPKEELESLFDVGFFTRHVEEVFSRFPELN